The Aureitalea marina genome includes a window with the following:
- a CDS encoding lactoylglutathione lyase family protein, with translation MKKSNYPRSFSHIGITVPDIHKAVAFYQEVMGWYMIMPPSTVVKERETAIGQMCIDVFGEDWENFEIAHMATSDGVGIELFSFPSTEDIKPDFNPFRTGLFHFCVQDPDIEGLTNKIVEYGGKQRMPIRTYYPGEKPYRMVYVEDPFGVVFEIYSHSYELTYSSGAYQR, from the coding sequence ATGAAAAAATCAAATTACCCAAGGTCGTTCTCTCATATAGGGATTACAGTGCCAGACATACATAAGGCCGTGGCCTTTTATCAAGAAGTAATGGGGTGGTACATGATCATGCCGCCATCTACGGTTGTCAAGGAAAGAGAAACAGCGATTGGCCAGATGTGCATTGATGTCTTTGGAGAAGATTGGGAAAATTTTGAAATAGCCCATATGGCTACTTCCGACGGGGTGGGAATCGAACTATTTTCTTTCCCTTCAACAGAAGATATCAAACCAGATTTCAATCCTTTCCGTACAGGACTTTTTCACTTCTGTGTTCAGGATCCCGACATCGAAGGCCTTACCAATAAGATCGTGGAATATGGCGGCAAACAACGCATGCCGATACGTACTTACTATCCGGGCGAGAAACCCTACCGAATGGTCTATGTAGAGGATCCCTTCGGAGTGGTCTTCGAGATCTATTCGCATAGCTACGAATTGACCTATTCCTCAGGAGCCTATCAACGATAG
- a CDS encoding ligand-binding sensor domain-containing protein codes for MHLQKKRLIRWAVFIVGVLMIPLIAMQFTSEINWDVMDFVIMGAVLSVIGLAYELIAQRANRTVYRIAFGIGLLGAFLLFWVNGAVGIIGNEAQDANLLYATVFAVGLIGALVSRFRPKGMSVTLYTAAIVTLLVPTVAIFVWPPSAISWSPGVVEVFLISAFFAGVFGVSGMLFDQAARGKELTIWSNPYLNLGSLNTLFRRSFILLFNKTEAIAPRVLIILLVSSTLFSCNGQSKTVKDVEVTDTLVRRSHLPTTPFDKPGGMAMLQPYNLESMIREFIRTMYQDRSGIFWFGTNSDGVIRHDGDTLYKFTAADGYKGSSVRAIAEDDAGNIWFGTSGGLNKWDGEKFTNYSTEAGLDNEEIWSVMIDSKGRIWVGSVDGLSHFDGERFRPFEYPKPEVKNARPMLSSDRVGPIMEDLDGKIWITTDGQGITIWDGANFDFLTTANGLPDNSVSSLFIDSRGLLWIGTMFGGISSFDGQNFTNYMQNGTIEGPETGGLLEDKQGNIWFSAEHFGVYKYDGSEFTNYTAKDGLATNGVLSLMLDDKGSIWFGHWPGISGFDGERFFDISEKKPWEE; via the coding sequence ATGCATTTACAGAAGAAAAGATTGATCCGCTGGGCCGTATTTATAGTCGGGGTATTGATGATCCCATTAATTGCCATGCAATTTACCTCGGAGATTAACTGGGATGTGATGGACTTCGTTATCATGGGTGCCGTCTTGTCCGTTATAGGCCTAGCGTATGAGTTGATCGCTCAGCGAGCTAATCGGACGGTATATCGTATTGCTTTCGGTATTGGATTGCTCGGTGCCTTTCTGCTTTTCTGGGTTAACGGAGCAGTAGGCATAATTGGAAACGAAGCTCAGGATGCCAATTTACTTTACGCAACGGTATTCGCTGTTGGCTTGATCGGTGCACTGGTCTCTAGATTCCGTCCTAAAGGGATGTCCGTCACCTTATACACTGCGGCAATTGTGACATTGCTGGTGCCTACTGTTGCCATTTTTGTTTGGCCCCCTTCGGCCATTTCATGGTCTCCCGGTGTGGTCGAAGTATTCCTGATCAGCGCCTTTTTTGCAGGTGTTTTTGGTGTCTCCGGCATGTTGTTTGACCAGGCGGCAAGAGGAAAGGAGCTGACCATTTGGTCCAATCCATATCTTAATCTTGGATCATTGAACACCTTATTCCGAAGATCTTTCATACTGCTGTTCAATAAGACAGAGGCAATTGCACCTCGCGTCCTAATTATTTTATTAGTAAGTTCTACTCTTTTCTCTTGCAATGGACAAAGCAAGACCGTTAAGGATGTTGAGGTAACAGATACCCTGGTCCGTAGAAGCCATTTGCCAACCACCCCTTTTGACAAACCAGGTGGAATGGCCATGCTTCAACCCTACAATTTGGAAAGTATGATCCGTGAATTTATTAGGACTATGTACCAAGATCGAAGTGGAATCTTTTGGTTTGGTACAAATAGCGATGGCGTGATACGTCATGATGGTGATACTCTATACAAATTCACAGCCGCCGATGGATACAAAGGTAGCAGTGTCAGGGCAATAGCAGAGGATGACGCAGGTAACATTTGGTTTGGAACCTCCGGTGGATTGAACAAGTGGGACGGAGAAAAATTCACCAATTACTCCACCGAGGCCGGTCTGGACAACGAGGAGATCTGGAGTGTGATGATAGATAGCAAAGGAAGGATCTGGGTGGGATCCGTAGATGGCCTAAGCCACTTTGATGGAGAACGCTTCAGGCCATTTGAATACCCAAAGCCCGAAGTTAAGAACGCCCGTCCAATGCTTTCATCAGACCGAGTGGGACCAATTATGGAAGATCTGGATGGGAAGATCTGGATCACTACAGACGGACAGGGAATCACCATATGGGACGGTGCAAATTTTGATTTTTTGACCACCGCTAATGGATTGCCAGATAATAGTGTCTCCTCTCTATTTATTGATAGCAGGGGCTTGTTATGGATAGGTACAATGTTCGGTGGGATTTCGTCCTTTGACGGACAAAACTTCACCAATTATATGCAAAACGGGACCATAGAGGGCCCTGAAACGGGAGGCCTGTTGGAGGATAAACAAGGAAATATATGGTTCTCTGCAGAACACTTTGGTGTCTACAAATACGATGGATCTGAATTCACTAACTATACCGCCAAAGATGGTTTGGCCACCAACGGGGTGCTCAGTTTGATGTTAGATGATAAAGGAAGTATCTGGTTTGGGCACTGGCCGGGCATTAGTGGTTTTGACGGAGAAAGATTCTTCGACATCTCTGAAAAAAAGCCATGGGAGGAGTAA
- a CDS encoding SDR family oxidoreductase — translation MKQKVLITGSSGGFGALAVEELLKRGHQVVATMRNVADRNKESASRLEALGAHVVEMDVTDDENVNSAVNKAVELMGGLDVIVNNAGVGVLGIQESFTIENFQRLFDINVFGVQRVNRAALPHLRKQGSGLLLHVSSILGRMALPFYGPYNASKWALEALAENYRIELSGFGVDSCLVEPGGYATSFMNNLIFPGDKSRDAGYGEMVNAPQMLFENFEGALAQNPAQDPNNVALAIADVIETTPGQRPMRTVVDKMGMGDHITPYNQQLEQIHRGVFEAFGMGDMLDLKVN, via the coding sequence ATGAAACAGAAAGTATTGATCACCGGATCCAGTGGAGGATTCGGAGCCCTGGCAGTGGAAGAACTACTAAAAAGAGGCCACCAGGTGGTTGCTACCATGCGAAATGTCGCAGACCGAAACAAGGAGTCAGCTTCTCGATTGGAAGCCCTGGGAGCTCATGTGGTCGAAATGGACGTGACGGACGATGAGAATGTCAACTCTGCTGTAAATAAGGCTGTAGAATTGATGGGAGGATTGGATGTGATAGTTAATAATGCGGGCGTTGGTGTCTTAGGGATACAGGAGAGTTTTACCATTGAGAATTTTCAGCGACTTTTCGATATCAATGTATTTGGAGTTCAACGAGTCAACCGGGCTGCCTTGCCTCATTTGAGGAAACAAGGTTCAGGTCTACTATTACATGTTTCCAGCATCCTGGGAAGAATGGCGCTTCCTTTCTACGGACCGTACAATGCCAGTAAATGGGCTTTGGAAGCCTTGGCTGAGAATTATCGGATCGAACTCTCCGGTTTCGGAGTGGATTCCTGTTTGGTAGAACCGGGTGGTTATGCCACCTCCTTTATGAATAACCTGATCTTCCCAGGCGATAAGTCCAGGGATGCGGGTTATGGAGAAATGGTCAACGCACCTCAAATGTTGTTTGAGAACTTTGAAGGTGCTCTGGCACAAAATCCGGCCCAGGATCCGAATAACGTAGCCTTAGCCATTGCCGATGTGATCGAAACAACACCGGGTCAACGACCCATGAGAACTGTGGTGGACAAGATGGGCATGGGCGATCATATCACGCCCTATAACCAACAACTAGAACAAATTCACCGAGGTGTTTTTGAAGCTTTTGGTATGGGTGATATGCTCGATCTGAAAGTGAATTAA
- a CDS encoding cation:proton antiporter: METIVLIAFIFLLLFIYGLFSQRLNSLSISGPMVFTVLGLLSSKLEGIQALNIDNESLTLIGQIALIAILFTDASNISLKDFFKVYKTPIRLLFIGLPLTMIVGTLTAKLFFPGYDWLLLAVLAFILSPTDAALGQAVVQSEMVPKKIRESINVESGLNDGLVLPPILICLAMLQEPATDLNSANLLPYIAKQLLLAPLVGSITGWGGSKLINWSVRKRLSDHLFQGISIVALAIVSYVLAEHLGGNGYISAFVSGLFFNADSKKVFETGQEFGEYLSQPLVLFVFFVLGAIMLPHYWDYFTLEVVIYALLSLTVLRMIPVIICLNRDKITFKEKVFIAWFGPRGIASILYFLLAFNMLPTDPGNETIFATIILTVTLSIFMHGITAVPYSNWLGKQTKAK; the protein is encoded by the coding sequence ATGGAAACCATCGTCCTTATTGCTTTTATTTTCCTGTTACTATTCATTTATGGATTGTTTTCTCAAAGACTGAATAGCCTTTCTATTTCGGGACCAATGGTTTTTACGGTCTTGGGATTACTCTCTTCCAAACTGGAAGGCATTCAGGCATTGAACATTGACAATGAGTCCTTAACCCTGATCGGACAAATTGCCCTGATCGCTATACTATTTACCGACGCCAGCAATATTTCGCTTAAAGACTTTTTCAAGGTTTACAAAACGCCAATACGTCTACTATTTATTGGGCTACCACTTACCATGATTGTTGGGACATTGACCGCTAAATTGTTTTTCCCAGGATATGATTGGCTGTTATTGGCCGTACTGGCCTTTATCTTATCTCCTACCGATGCAGCCTTGGGTCAAGCAGTGGTACAAAGTGAAATGGTCCCAAAAAAGATCCGCGAGTCTATCAATGTAGAAAGCGGGTTGAATGACGGGCTTGTATTACCTCCTATTTTAATATGCCTGGCCATGTTACAGGAACCTGCAACTGACCTCAACTCCGCCAATTTGCTTCCTTACATTGCAAAACAGTTACTTCTAGCGCCTCTGGTCGGTAGTATTACAGGCTGGGGAGGTAGTAAATTAATCAACTGGTCTGTGCGAAAACGACTATCCGATCATTTATTCCAGGGTATTTCTATCGTAGCCTTGGCTATAGTTTCTTATGTGCTGGCCGAACATCTTGGCGGAAATGGTTACATCTCGGCCTTTGTAAGCGGACTGTTCTTTAATGCCGACTCAAAAAAGGTGTTTGAGACCGGGCAAGAATTTGGCGAATACCTGAGCCAGCCATTGGTACTGTTTGTTTTCTTCGTTCTGGGCGCAATCATGCTCCCGCACTATTGGGATTATTTTACCCTGGAAGTTGTCATCTACGCCTTACTGAGTCTGACGGTACTCAGGATGATCCCGGTAATTATATGCCTTAATCGGGACAAGATCACCTTTAAGGAAAAGGTATTCATTGCCTGGTTTGGCCCAAGGGGTATTGCCTCCATTCTTTATTTTCTACTCGCATTCAATATGCTCCCTACCGATCCCGGCAACGAAACCATATTCGCCACTATAATCCTCACCGTAACCCTAAGCATCTTCATGCACGGAATAACAGCAGTTCCCTACTCCAACTGGCTCGGAAAGCAAACCAAGGCCAAATGA
- a CDS encoding winged helix-turn-helix transcriptional regulator, with the protein MSKPSRRSNCPLHLSLNIVGDRWTLLILRDFIFEDARNFREFIRKEGIATNILSDRLNRLIENDIIQKEEDPTNASAIRYSLTKKGLELVPALIELYTWGSKHTADNDTDKQLRLRLEQDRQVLTDDIMNRLTITHQIGR; encoded by the coding sequence ATGAGTAAGCCTTCTCGACGATCTAACTGCCCCCTTCACTTATCCCTAAACATCGTTGGAGACAGGTGGACACTACTTATTCTGCGGGACTTTATATTCGAGGACGCAAGAAATTTCCGGGAATTCATCCGCAAGGAAGGCATTGCCACCAATATTCTTTCAGATCGATTAAATCGGCTAATAGAGAACGACATCATTCAGAAAGAGGAAGACCCGACCAATGCATCGGCAATTAGATACTCTTTGACCAAAAAAGGCTTAGAATTGGTTCCCGCTTTAATTGAGCTGTATACGTGGGGTTCAAAACATACCGCAGACAATGACACCGATAAACAGCTTCGTTTGAGGCTTGAACAAGACAGGCAGGTTCTGACAGATGACATTATGAATCGCTTGACAATAACCCACCAAATAGGACGATAA
- a CDS encoding alpha/beta fold hydrolase, with protein sequence MRRNLWILLVSCSLMSACAVKLPSAPPASNTLGLTTESELVTAERQMEIEELYETGEEGTFSGADDISIYYKVFRQSTKDSPAILISAGRTEAAIKYKELIFDLYRLGYSVYIHDHRGQGLSGRMLDDPDMGYVADFQDYIEDMRQFYQAEIQPSRHSAVFLIAHSMGGAIGMTYLQQFPSDFQAAAFSSPMLGLPTGACGGTNLLIGKEPKYALGQGPYQEPQTAFKKNKLTGSEIRYNRMVEAFTIEPKARLGGTSYHWVKESCEQFDYMNDNIGKIETPFLIFSAANEQIVREKAHQEFIEEARELDKICYGYRIANAQHELLIEKDPQRIQVINQMHWFFKLYQKN encoded by the coding sequence ATGAGAAGAAATCTTTGGATCCTGCTGGTTAGTTGCAGCCTGATGTCCGCTTGCGCGGTCAAGCTACCATCTGCACCACCGGCTAGCAACACCCTTGGGTTAACCACCGAGTCCGAACTTGTAACTGCAGAACGACAGATGGAAATAGAAGAGCTCTACGAAACGGGTGAGGAAGGAACTTTTTCCGGGGCTGATGATATTTCAATTTACTACAAGGTCTTCAGGCAAAGTACAAAAGACAGCCCTGCCATCCTGATATCCGCTGGCCGAACCGAGGCAGCCATCAAATACAAGGAATTGATCTTTGACCTCTATCGTTTAGGCTATTCCGTCTATATTCATGACCACAGGGGACAAGGGCTATCCGGACGCATGCTGGATGATCCTGACATGGGATATGTAGCCGATTTTCAGGATTATATTGAAGATATGCGTCAGTTTTACCAGGCAGAAATCCAACCTTCCAGGCACAGCGCTGTTTTCCTGATCGCACACTCCATGGGCGGGGCCATTGGCATGACCTATCTGCAGCAGTTTCCCTCGGATTTTCAGGCGGCAGCCTTCTCGTCTCCTATGCTTGGATTGCCAACCGGCGCTTGTGGTGGCACTAACCTTTTGATAGGCAAAGAGCCAAAATACGCCTTGGGACAAGGCCCATATCAGGAACCACAGACAGCTTTTAAAAAGAATAAGCTTACCGGATCAGAAATTAGATACAATCGAATGGTAGAGGCCTTTACTATCGAACCCAAGGCCAGGTTAGGAGGCACTTCCTATCACTGGGTAAAGGAATCTTGCGAGCAATTTGACTATATGAATGATAACATCGGCAAGATCGAAACACCCTTCCTCATATTTTCAGCTGCTAACGAGCAGATCGTTCGTGAAAAAGCTCATCAGGAATTCATTGAAGAGGCTAGGGAGTTAGACAAGATCTGCTACGGTTACCGAATCGCAAACGCCCAACATGAACTGCTTATCGAAAAAGATCCTCAACGCATACAAGTGATCAATCAAATGCATTGGTTCTTTAAATTATATCAGAAAAATTAA
- a CDS encoding HlyD family secretion protein, giving the protein MSTEQETLKNPETNNSNSKNPVRKLTHILLILIGVFMLWYVLSDRYTPYTDQGIIRGVSIPIHPRVSGYITKIHVGLHSQVKQGDTLFELDVRPFVLAVQSAEAQLDNTLQQVGAQTATVKAATGQLGVARAQLDRAQRNYYRVQQVLEENPGALSLADKDKAETSLASAVEKVTAAEANLEKAQQQLGISGEENAQYRAAQVALEKAQLDLQFTTVLAPADGAIESFNVDLGYYSQAGQALAMFVSNADFWIEAGLKENNLSRMEIGQEVEYNLDIAPGKVFKGTVRSIGFGVQSGEVNRNQLPAPSEKKGWLRDPQRFPVIIAFQPGDLSNQIRLGGQADVTVYTGGNFILDAVARFRIRASAFLSYLR; this is encoded by the coding sequence ATGAGCACCGAACAAGAGACTCTCAAGAACCCAGAAACCAACAATTCCAATTCTAAGAATCCCGTCAGAAAACTGACGCATATACTCCTGATACTGATCGGAGTATTCATGTTGTGGTATGTGCTGTCAGATCGGTACACTCCTTATACCGATCAGGGAATCATCAGAGGAGTATCTATCCCTATCCATCCGAGGGTATCGGGCTACATTACCAAGATCCATGTGGGCCTGCACAGCCAGGTTAAACAGGGAGATACCCTATTCGAATTGGACGTAAGACCTTTTGTGCTGGCCGTTCAATCTGCGGAGGCCCAACTGGATAATACCCTGCAACAGGTTGGAGCTCAAACTGCAACTGTAAAGGCAGCAACCGGACAGCTTGGGGTTGCCAGGGCTCAATTGGACCGAGCCCAGCGAAATTACTATCGGGTTCAGCAGGTTTTGGAGGAAAATCCCGGAGCCTTATCACTGGCGGACAAGGACAAGGCAGAAACCAGCTTGGCATCCGCAGTAGAAAAAGTGACAGCAGCCGAGGCAAACCTGGAAAAGGCCCAGCAGCAGTTAGGAATATCTGGAGAAGAAAATGCCCAATACCGGGCCGCCCAGGTAGCGCTGGAAAAAGCACAACTGGACCTCCAATTCACCACTGTTTTAGCCCCTGCCGATGGGGCCATCGAAAGCTTTAATGTAGACCTGGGTTACTACAGTCAGGCCGGACAGGCCTTGGCTATGTTTGTCTCCAATGCCGATTTCTGGATAGAGGCCGGGTTGAAGGAGAACAATTTATCCAGGATGGAAATTGGCCAGGAAGTGGAATATAATCTGGATATTGCCCCAGGTAAGGTGTTCAAAGGAACCGTCCGAAGTATTGGATTTGGAGTACAATCCGGGGAGGTGAACCGAAATCAGTTACCGGCCCCATCAGAGAAGAAAGGGTGGCTCAGGGACCCTCAACGATTCCCGGTTATCATCGCCTTCCAACCTGGCGATCTGAGCAATCAGATCAGGCTTGGCGGTCAAGCAGATGTTACGGTTTACACAGGTGGAAATTTTATTCTGGACGCCGTAGCTCGATTCCGGATTCGTGCCAGCGCTTTCCTATCCTATTTGAGATGA
- a CDS encoding efflux transporter outer membrane subunit has product MHRGKNILVLFSFILLTGCRLGQEYQREENISPPVAYNYTAMQSENIADIPWWELYQDGVLTYLIEEALCNNLNLYAAAARVKQAEANLGVVRSNLNPRVNYGAEGSYTFSTIQNQENVSAFVPISYQVDLWGRFRNLNDAAFQSYLASEEAYRNVTITLISSVANAYFLLRDLDNRLVISQNTAESWKDNLDIITARNRAGLISEVDVNQAIIQLEEARTLIQTFRRLRQQTENSISILLGSPPFDIPRGELLQDQILPPSPPAGLPSELLDRRPDILVAERSLQAQYYINGATEALQYPSLTLTADLGASFLDPSSAFASLGAQLFGPLFNSGENKKRYEIELARSEELLANYKNSYLNAIREVEDALIAVETYELELESRRTQMESANRALELSWVRYENGVTSYLEILDLQRSSFNSMLSASEAMQLKLSSTVNLYLALGGGWDLSSDEINRNVNSE; this is encoded by the coding sequence ATGCATAGAGGTAAAAATATACTTGTGCTCTTTTCTTTCATCCTGCTCACAGGCTGCCGATTGGGCCAGGAATATCAGCGTGAGGAAAACATAAGTCCACCAGTGGCTTATAATTATACCGCTATGCAATCAGAGAATATCGCAGATATACCTTGGTGGGAGCTATACCAGGATGGCGTGTTGACCTATCTCATTGAAGAGGCCCTGTGCAACAACCTCAACCTTTATGCAGCCGCGGCTCGTGTTAAGCAAGCCGAAGCAAACTTGGGAGTGGTTAGATCCAATCTGAATCCTCGTGTCAACTATGGTGCGGAAGGTAGCTATACCTTTTCTACAATCCAGAACCAGGAAAACGTATCTGCGTTCGTCCCTATATCTTATCAAGTTGATCTTTGGGGGAGATTTCGGAATCTGAACGATGCAGCCTTTCAGTCCTACTTGGCTTCTGAAGAGGCTTATCGCAATGTCACTATCACCTTGATAAGTAGTGTTGCCAATGCTTATTTCTTATTACGAGACCTGGACAATAGGTTGGTTATATCTCAGAACACCGCCGAATCGTGGAAGGATAACCTGGATATTATTACCGCAAGAAACCGGGCAGGACTGATCTCTGAGGTTGATGTGAATCAGGCAATTATACAATTGGAAGAGGCTAGAACACTGATTCAGACATTTAGAAGACTACGCCAGCAAACGGAGAATAGTATTAGTATACTGTTAGGGTCGCCCCCATTTGACATCCCAAGGGGGGAGTTGCTACAAGACCAGATATTACCCCCTTCTCCACCAGCAGGATTACCCTCAGAGCTGCTGGACAGACGTCCCGATATTCTGGTGGCGGAGCGTAGTTTGCAGGCCCAATACTACATCAATGGCGCCACCGAAGCCCTGCAATATCCAAGTCTGACTTTAACGGCGGACCTGGGAGCCAGTTTCCTGGATCCAAGTTCGGCATTCGCCAGTTTAGGAGCTCAACTATTTGGGCCCTTGTTTAATTCTGGCGAGAATAAAAAGCGATACGAGATCGAATTGGCCCGAAGCGAAGAGCTTTTAGCCAACTATAAGAATAGCTATCTAAATGCCATTCGAGAGGTTGAAGACGCCCTGATAGCTGTAGAAACCTACGAATTGGAATTGGAATCCCGAAGAACTCAAATGGAATCCGCTAATAGGGCCCTCGAGCTGTCCTGGGTACGTTATGAAAATGGTGTCACCAGTTACCTGGAGATCCTGGACCTACAGCGCTCTTCCTTTAACTCCATGCTCAGTGCATCGGAAGCCATGCAACTTAAACTGAGTAGCACAGTCAATCTATACCTAGCCCTGGGCGGAGGTTGGGATCTATCTAGTGATGAGATCAATCGGAATGTCAATTCTGAATAA
- a CDS encoding DUF2955 domain-containing protein, with translation MLTLALAVTTGGPLSYVLPVLSLPLLTAPGTGPGIKQGLSFMLVIALSVMVANLVVIFFLDYPVALFLVLALLLFYIFYSIHPMMSGMVKTWLLMAIMLIPTIAIRSDALAQAISGSLILISIEAMLCVWIAFYLFPSTPPLQGEKKQGGQAGGTNRYKDALFRTWVVLPVLLLFFMFEITASLLVLVFIALLAMQAGIGTGFKAGKALILGNLAGGLLAISTFEILTVVPNLLFFLMLSTGICLVIATKLFSSSPYAPLFGMAFSTYLLIIGSTTASGEADAGSKVWTRVIQIMMAVIYIAIAFGFLGNWNKHKSAEHA, from the coding sequence ATGCTCACCCTTGCCCTGGCTGTGACAACCGGGGGACCATTATCCTATGTCCTACCTGTTCTAAGCCTGCCGTTATTGACAGCTCCTGGCACAGGGCCCGGGATCAAACAAGGATTGTCCTTTATGCTAGTGATCGCACTTTCGGTTATGGTCGCCAATTTAGTGGTCATATTTTTCCTGGATTATCCGGTAGCCCTATTTCTGGTGCTGGCGTTATTACTTTTTTACATTTTTTACAGCATACATCCCATGATGTCCGGTATGGTGAAAACCTGGCTCCTAATGGCAATTATGCTGATCCCGACCATAGCGATCCGATCTGACGCCCTGGCCCAGGCAATTAGTGGCAGCCTGATCTTGATATCCATAGAAGCTATGCTCTGTGTTTGGATAGCCTTCTATCTATTCCCATCAACACCACCCTTGCAAGGAGAAAAGAAACAGGGCGGTCAGGCTGGTGGGACAAATCGCTATAAGGATGCGCTCTTCAGGACCTGGGTAGTTCTTCCTGTTTTACTTTTATTCTTTATGTTCGAGATAACGGCCTCTTTACTCGTGCTGGTCTTTATAGCCTTATTGGCGATGCAGGCGGGAATAGGAACTGGGTTCAAGGCTGGGAAAGCCTTAATACTAGGAAATCTCGCAGGTGGTTTACTGGCCATTTCAACCTTCGAGATTCTAACTGTGGTACCCAATCTGTTATTCTTCCTGATGCTATCCACTGGAATTTGCCTCGTCATTGCTACAAAGCTTTTCAGCAGTTCTCCATATGCACCTTTATTTGGCATGGCCTTCTCTACTTATTTATTGATCATAGGGTCTACGACTGCCTCTGGTGAGGCCGATGCCGGTTCCAAAGTATGGACCCGAGTCATCCAGATCATGATGGCTGTGATCTACATTGCCATTGCCTTTGGTTTTTTAGGTAACTGGAACAAACACAAATCTGCCGAACATGCATAG
- a CDS encoding serine hydrolase domain-containing protein translates to MRNLILPLFLLLSHWASAQNSYSYSPPVRTSDGWETADMRLNHMDTTRVYQLVNQLSAADHPLNSMLIVHKGKLILEEYFPSDQRSTPHDLRSVTKSIRSLLVGIALDQGLIDDINDPLSKYLKEPLPQKNLDPRKNEITLAHLLTMSSGLDCNDWDQKSLGQEDRVYKKKDWLQYTVDLPLIHEPGTQSFYCSMGSILIAKVIEEVSGLTIDKFADTHLFGPMGISNYQWGHTKKKEVISAGWRIYMTPRDMAKLGQLVLDKGKWGSQQIVSEAWIKLSTSSHTRIDQMDYGYYWWLIPFKTETAAYRSVTATGNGGQYIMIFPELDLLAVFTGKAYNSAKGQLAFPIVRDVILPSLKPAKD, encoded by the coding sequence ATGAGGAATTTAATTCTACCCCTTTTCTTGCTGCTTTCGCATTGGGCTTCAGCCCAAAACAGCTATTCATATTCTCCACCTGTTCGTACATCTGATGGCTGGGAAACGGCCGATATGCGGCTAAACCATATGGACACAACCAGGGTCTATCAGCTCGTCAATCAATTGTCTGCGGCCGATCACCCGCTCAACAGCATGCTCATCGTACATAAAGGAAAACTGATACTCGAAGAGTATTTCCCCTCTGATCAACGTAGTACCCCACATGATCTGCGGTCTGTAACTAAAAGTATTCGTTCCTTACTGGTAGGTATTGCCCTTGATCAAGGCCTTATCGACGACATAAATGACCCTCTCTCCAAGTACTTAAAAGAACCTCTACCTCAAAAGAATCTAGACCCCAGAAAGAATGAGATCACCCTGGCCCATCTATTGACCATGTCCAGCGGTTTGGACTGTAACGACTGGGATCAAAAATCCTTGGGACAAGAAGATCGGGTGTACAAGAAGAAAGACTGGCTGCAGTATACTGTGGATTTACCGCTGATCCACGAGCCTGGAACCCAATCGTTCTATTGTTCAATGGGGTCAATACTAATTGCTAAAGTCATTGAGGAAGTAAGTGGATTAACCATAGATAAATTTGCTGACACCCACCTTTTTGGCCCGATGGGGATTTCCAATTACCAATGGGGACACACCAAAAAAAAGGAAGTGATCTCTGCAGGCTGGCGAATATATATGACCCCAAGAGACATGGCTAAATTGGGGCAGCTTGTCTTAGATAAAGGAAAATGGGGATCTCAGCAGATCGTTTCCGAAGCATGGATCAAATTATCAACCAGTAGTCATACCAGAATCGATCAGATGGATTATGGATATTATTGGTGGCTTATCCCATTTAAAACAGAAACAGCCGCCTATCGATCCGTAACGGCAACCGGTAATGGCGGGCAATATATAATGATCTTTCCAGAGTTAGACCTTCTGGCAGTCTTCACAGGTAAGGCCTATAATTCTGCCAAAGGACAATTGGCCTTCCCAATAGTTAGGGATGTAATTTTACCCAGCTTGAAACCGGCTAAGGATTAA